CCATCCACAAGCTACAGAGTAACGGCATGCTCTCGAACGACCCTCCtattccctccctcttcaacaACAAAGACCAATACCGCGACCCTCccaagatcttcttccccgaTTTTACCGTCGAAaactcctcctttccctctcctctcaaTGGCACCTCCGCGAACGCCAATGTCATATTAGGCGCCACCCAGAAACTCAACTCCCTGGGCCGAAACGCCGCCGCACTCGCTCTGAACTCCCCGACTGCAGCGCGAAGCTCCGCCCCAGCAACACCCTCGGGAACGATCCACTTCCAACGACAACAACGAGAATCCTCCGCCGGCGCAGTGGAAAACAAGCGCCGGCGCCTCAACGCTTCACTCGGAACACTCCCCGCAGCCTCGTCCAACCTCCGACAATCGTCTCTCGGCCCCGGTACACCCAAAGCCGGAACCCCTGCGTCAAGCCGAGCCTGCAGCGCAGGACCGCGCTCAACAGCCTCCACCAAGAAAGCCGTAACCAAGAAAGTGGCCCCGCACCAACAactcaagaagatcaaggcctCCGGACTCAACGGAAAGCACACGAAGCGATCATCCAGCGCAAGCGGCCGTCTCAAAGTCAGCGGGACAAAACAATCCCCATCCGCTGCCGGaggcgacgaagacgaggacgactCCATGCTCAGCAGTGCCGATATCTCGGATTCCGAGAACGCCGACGAGGGTAGAAGAGACGAAGACatggaagacgaggaagaagacgaaggcaATGAAGATACCAAGGTGTATTGTACGTGTCGCAGTGTCAGCCATGGAGATATGGTTGCATGCGACAACGACAACTGCGAGTTTGAGTGGTTCCATTGGAAGTGTGTGGGCTTGACGAGAGAACCTGTTGGGAAGTGGTTCTGTCCGCAGTGTTCGGCGAAATTGCAGGCTTAGTTTGGTTCATATAGTTATACccccctttctcttttgTCTCTGTCAGGTGTATCATTATAATGACTATATAGGATGTTATGACGGCGTTTATCTTTGCAGTTCGAATCAATTCAGGATGCATTCGACTTCTGATTCAGGTCTTATATTACTAAGTAGTGGTTTACCAGGCGCGAGCAagcaggtagtagtaattgTAATAGTAGTTCTTTTCATCCAATAATAAACCACAACAGCCCATCCAAACAACCgatagtactatatactacACCAGGAGAACAACAGTTCAACAAAAACCCAaaatactagttagtagtatatagtaaataGCTAATAAGTAGCACCAGGGAATTGTCAAAcggacatccatccatccatccatccatccaaccaatCAACTCAATCCCTTCCTTCagttcccttcccacccctgcCCATGTCGCTTTTCCATcctttatttctttcctaGATAAAAGAAACTATAATAAAAGCCCTAGAAAATTCTTTTGTTTTTAAGTTGCCCACattgagaaaagaagacCGTTGTTCCATGGCCGAGATCCCAATATCAGACGTGAACGCCATCGCTATGCAAACAAACATCATCTGGCGCATGCTGCGCTAATTGTATACAGGAAttgagtgtgtgtgagtgAGTATGAGGTGATAATGATGTGTGAGGTAGATAATAAAGgaataaaaatcaaaatccGAGGGCCTTTTCGAGCCAGGGGTCAAAGTATTCACAGCTCTCGGGACTGACAGCTCCGCCGGGAGCGCAGAGCTTGAAAACCGGACAGTTGCCGCAGGGTGCTTCGGTCATGCCGTTCTTGACTAGCCTGTCGTCGATGCCTGCGTCGTCGGTCCGGGGCTTGCGCGCCTGTTGGGATTTGACTTGTTCGGGGTTCTTGACGGATTTGTAGAATTCGCCGTTGTTCAGGGATACTAGCTTGTTGTCGTAGCAGAGCATCTCCAGGAGCTGCGTGATACTCTCTTCGCCCAGGCGGACAGGTGTGATGCCACTCTCGTTCACGGCGGCTGTTAATTGAGGTATGGTGGGGTAGCCCTGATACCCGgctgggaaggggaggtATTCCTTTGGAGCGCCTTCTTGCTTGACAGCTACACCTCCGTCCGCGGTCTTCATGCGTTTGTTTCGAGGACCGTCCGAGGAGGGGGCCTCGTACCAACTTTTCCGGCTCACGGAGTACTCGATAAAGCCGGCGACGCTGTTGATGAAGTTCTCGTCCAACACTCCGTCGGTAAACCAGGCTCCTCCAGTCACGTCCTCACTTGGGGCGAGGTTCGCCAACATGTACATCTTCCGGCTGGGGAATTTGACATTGTGAACGCTTTTGATGTAGCTTTTCGTTTCCAGGGACTTGAGGCAGCGATCGAGAATGGATTTGTGGAGGTTGGTGCGGTTGCCAATTGCGCGGACCCAGATACCGGATCGTCCTGTCGAATGGATGACATTGTAGACTAAACTCTCGTCGGGGCTTAGGTCTCGAAGTCTAAGCAGGAGGGTTAGTGGGGAGAGTTCCTAATTCAAGTTCTCATCACTAGGAATAGCCCTACTTTTCAGCATCATCCCGCGAAATAATCTTCCAGGCTAAGCGGTCATTTTTGCCCTGGAGAAGCCGAAAGAGCTTCTGGTTGACGAGTGACTGGGCGCAGCTCAAGAGAAGGGCGAGGTCATTCTTGGGGACAATGTTCAGACCCAAAAGATCTTGCTGATAGAACAGATGATCGGAAGGGAACTGGTTGACGCAGGCGTCGTAAAGTCGAGAGGCCAGTTCGTTGACCGAACTGCCTGACGGCCCCGCGGAAGCCATTTTCACGACGACGATTGTAGTGGAGTCGTTAACAGGAAACTATCACCGGACGGGCTCGTGAAGGGGCATGATCAAGAATGCATCCCAGGTCGGACGGTCGCTGCAGAAGCCGGGACAAAGCAATGCCCGGGGAGTTGGCAGGGAAAGCAGGCGCAAAGTTGACGGTCGTCGAGAGGGAGAATCGAGTTTCGCAGGCCGAAAAGAAGATGTTTTTGGcggcttttctttctctttgggTTTAGCGGGGGAGTCACTTTGGCCCGGAAGGGTTTAGGGCCAGTCCTAGCTTTGACAGCCTGTGTCTGCCTTGTAGCCTTGCAGCCTTGCAGCCTTACTGCCTCATGATGTGTGCTGTGGCCTCAGGCTGGAACCCTGTCTCTCGGAAATTTCGAGAAGCTCCCggcaaaagagaagaagctccGGTTTAACTGATCTGCCCGGTCCAGCTGCCCCCGTCTCTCACTTATTTCCCCAACTCACCACCACACTTCCATCCTTCCGCTTCTACATCATATACCCCTTGGAAGTTATACAGCATGGCTGACGCTCTGAAAGCTGAAGGCAACAAGGCCTTCTCCGCAAAGGACTATGCTACTGCGGTGTATGTATCTTTCTCCCCCGGTTTACCCCGCTTGCAAAAAGGTCTGGGAGGATCGAAGCCATGAACCGCAGCTGATTGGCCTATAGTGAAAAGTTCACCCAAGCTATCGAAATCGAGCCCTCAAACCACATTCTCTACTCCAACCGCTCGGCTGTCTACTCTGCGCAATCCCAATACGAGAAGGCTCTCGAGGATGCCAACAAAGCTACGGATCTCAAGGCGGACTGGTCGAAGGGATGGCTCCGCAAGGGTGCCGCTTACCGTGGTCTAGGCGACCTCTGTAAGTTGAGAGATTTAGTGCGGTGAGACTGTATCTGGGTTACTAATGCGTATGTAGTGGCTGCCCACGATGCGTACGAAGAGGCCCTCAAGCTCGAGCCTACCAACGAACAGGCCAAGACCGGTTTCAATGCTGTCAAGAGGGCTATCGAGGCCGAGGCCACGGCCGACGGTGTTACTGGTGACCCTATGGGAGGACTCGGTGGTATCTTCAACGACCCTCAGATGTATCAGAAGCTTGCCAGCAACCCCAAGACCTCCCCGCTCTTGGCCGACGCCGACTTCATGGCCAAGCTCCAGCGCATTCAGCAGAACCCGAACAGCGTTGGTCAGGAGATTCAAGACCCTCGCTTCTTGCAGGTCATGAGTGTGTTGCTGGGCATTGACATGAGCTTCGGCGCTCCCCCGGAGGGCGCTAGCTCTGCCGGTGCTGCCcccgaggctgaggaggatgtgCCCATGCCTGATGCTCGCCCTGCCgctgctgagaagaaggaaccTGAACCGGCACCCGAGCCCGAGGCTGAGcccgaggacgaggaggcgatcgcgaagaagaaggcccaGGAAGCTGCTgatgccgagaagaagattgGTAACGACTTctacaagaagaagcagttcGATGAGGCTATTGAGCACTACAACAAGGCCTGGGAGCTGCACAAGGACATTACGTACCTCAACAACCTTGGTGCTGCCAAGTTCGAGAAGGGTGACCTTCAGGGCGCCATCGAGACCTGCCAGAAGGCCGTCGAGGAGGGCCGTGAGCTCCGTGCCGACTTCAAGGCCCTTGCCAAGTAAGATACCTGTGCGTGCGATTACCGACGCGGTTACTAATTCGGATATCTACAGGGCTTTCGGAAGAATCGGTACTGCACACGAGAAGCTGGGCGACCTTGCTCAGGCCATCGAGTACTACCACAAGTCGCTCACTGAGCACCGCACACCCGATGTCCTGACTAAGCTGCGCAACgccgagaaggccaaggccaaggccgagaaggaggcctACATTGACCCCGCCGAGGCCGAGAAGGCCCGTGAACTGGGACAGAAGAAGTTCCAGGAGGCTGACTGGCCTGGTGCCGTCGAGGCCTTCTCTGAGATGGTCAAGCGGGCGCCCGAGGACCCCCGCGGTTACTCCAACCGTGCTGCCGCCCTCATCAAGCTGATGGCCTTCCCTCAGGCCGTTCAGGACTGCGACGAGGCCACCAAGCGTGACCCCAAGTTCATCCGCGCCTACATGCGCAAGGCTCAGGCCTTGATCGCCATGAAGGAGTACAACAAGGCTCTGGATGCCTGCACGGAAGCTTCCGAGCACGATGATGGCACCCACGCTCGTGAGAtcgaccagcagcagcagaagtgCCTGGAGGCTCAGTTCAGCGCCCGTGCCGGCGAGACCGAGCAGCAGACCATGGAGAGAATCCAGAACGACCCCGAGGTAAGTCATGACCATAACCAGAGAGCTTGCAGGATGTCTCGACTAACTCTTCCTAGATCATGTCCATCCTCCAAGACCCTGTCATGCAGAGCATTCTGCAACAGGCCAAGAGCGACCCTGCCGCTCTGCAGGAGCACATGAAGAATGCCCAGGTGCGgatgaagatccagaagctgATGGCGGCTGGTGTCATCCGTCTGGGACGGTGAGGAGCGAGCAGTATAAATGAAAGCCCACACATTCCTAGTAAtgcaaatgaagaaaaagCGGACTGGATTGGCACGGCGATTAATTGATGTCTTTGTTTTTTACGGCGATTACGATGCATGTGTTTCTAGTGACATGAGATGACATCCGAATTGATTATATATCAGTTGCAAGTTGCAACGTTTGCTAAGACccgactagtagtagtctaccTAGAAAGTAAACCCCCACCCTAGCTTGAGCGTTACTAATTAAagacagtaagtagtacctTGTGACGGCGATGACCGAGGTACaatatagtaagtagtagacCGCCACGCCACATGCCTGCTCCCTCGCTTAATACTACAGCGAAGCCACATCAAGATTGCAGACAGGCTTTTCTGGATCCAGATCTGGCTTTAGATCCGAATCGGATAGCCGATATCCGTTCCAGTGATCAATTCAGAGCAGTATCCTCTACTTAacagatggtggtgggtaaTCCCCGATCCCCGACGCGATCCAAATTCGAAccactttttcttcctttttcagCGCACTCCAGCCacaacaccacaccacatcACACTAACCCATATCTTACGTTTGCCGACATAAGCTAAAGGCAGAAGAGATAGAATAACTCCGTAGATATCAATTCCGACTCTTCGGATGAAATCTATTCTTCACATTCAATTAGGTGCAGTGTACTACTATAGGCAAGATAATAACTACGAATGTACTCTGTACCTACTTTCTAATAAATTCCccagccacctcctccctctccatcgaCACTTCTTCCAATGGTTGAGTTTATCCAGAGAGTAAATTCCGCGGTAGGCGAAACCTCGGACATAAGTGGTAGTTAGTCTACTAAGCTTGGTAACCCCACTGTTCGTTCCGAAGAAGCCAGCCTCAGTTCCAGTTTTCAGTTTTCAGTTCCCAGCCACTCGTGAATTAAACCTCAAAAGGATTAACTTAATTTGAGTTTCGTAtttgttgggttggtttTAATGAGTGCGTCGTCATCGGGTAGCTTTCATaccagatagatagatagataatttagatagatagtatacaAAAATTGTTGGCTCTTTGTAAGCAAATAAATAgtagtacagtagtagtagtagtagtggtggtggtggtatatCTCCTTTATCTCCAATCGGACCCGAAAGGAATCGACTGATATCCACTACGTAGTCACCAATGTAGTAGTATGTGGGACAAATCCGCAGTGAGATTACATTGTGGCAAAttcgttttttcttttctttttttctccgcCCATCCGTTCATCCATCAAGTCTGGGTCCGTGCCGTTTTTTGTTCATCGTTCGTTCGTTCCTGCTGTGGTACGTACGTAGTACTTTTTTCAATTTTTACTGGGCAGCGGTCTGCCCACTTCTTCATTCCCTCTTtgggtatgtgtgtgtggctggtgagaaggagaaagggaaatcCGCTGGGCTGAGCTGTAGCTACTAGCTAGTACAATGTGGTTAGTCAGGTTTAATCATTGTGGAAGTCATTTCCGGAttgtttgctttgcttgtttgtttgttagTTGGGAatgtggatgtagatgtggatgtggattaGGGTTGGGATTTCgtttgggaggggggttgtAGTGCATGATAATTATCATATTATTTGTTTGTGAGTAAGTACTACGGAGTTACACTTATTGAGGGTGGCATCCTGTGTACTGTGTAGGTGGTGAGATTTGCATTACAGCCAAGTAGATAGGCCGATCGAtggtgttgtggtggatTCCCGACACGGGCTGACAACAGTTAGTAGTTAAAAAAGAGAAGTGAAATGAGAAAATTGCAGATCCG
The window above is part of the Aspergillus luchuensis IFO 4308 DNA, chromosome 8, nearly complete sequence genome. Proteins encoded here:
- the YNG2 gene encoding putative PHD finger domain protein (COG:B;~EggNog:ENOG410PJCW;~InterPro:IPR028651,IPR019787,IPR019786,IPR011011, IPR024610,IPR001965,IPR013083;~PFAM:PF12998), with amino-acid sequence MSQAQDDPAAVLELFVHDVANLPAEINHLMEEIQAKDKIIQECRTTINSRDTSLQKFIRLNGSLTPNPKEEQYGKAIIQNLDKSQQLQDEKIQLSEKACVLLDRHIRKLDIAIHKLQSNGMLSNDPPIPSLFNNKDQYRDPPKIFFPDFTVENSSFPSPLNGTSANANVILGATQKLNSLGRNAAALALNSPTAARSSAPATPSGTIHFQRQQRESSAGAVENKRRRLNASLGTLPAASSNLRQSSLGPGTPKAGTPASSRACSAGPRSTASTKKAVTKKVAPHQQLKKIKASGLNGKHTKRSSSASGRLKVSGTKQSPSAAGGDEDEDDSMLSSADISDSENADEGRRDEDMEDEEEDEGNEDTKVYCTCRSVSHGDMVACDNDNCEFEWFHWKCVGLTREPVGKWFCPQCSAKLQA
- a CDS encoding uncharacterized protein (TransMembrane:4 (o62-84i225-248o260-287i308-328o)) → MSSSLLPSSAFSESEISALLSMESSSSSSPPAADGDCFVPLTLRRPLALDDRFVCFPLSPEALIFLSCWCGATFLVTAFLVEAVERGPALQARLDAGVPALGVPGPRDDCRRLDEAAGSVPSEALRRRRLFSTAPAEDSRCCRWKWIVPEGVAGAELRAAVGEFRASAAAFRPRELSFWVAPNMTLAFAEVPLRGEGKEEFSTVKSGKKILGGSRYWSLLLKREGIGGSFESMPLLCSLWMAMSSFLICRSSRTHAFSLSWIFSSCSCCDLSRFCIMALPYCSSFGLGVKLPFKRMNFWRLVSRELMVVRHSWMILSLAWISSIRWLISAGRFATSWTKSSKTAAGSS
- the RPC34 gene encoding RPC34 RNA polymerase subunit family protein (BUSCO:EOG092646WF;~COG:K;~EggNog:ENOG410PFKU;~InterPro:IPR016049,IPR036388,IPR007832,IPR036390;~PFAM:PF05158;~go_component: GO:0005666 - RNA polymerase III complex [Evidence IEA];~go_process: GO:0006383 - transcription by RNA polymerase III [Evidence IEA]), which codes for MASAGPSGSSVNELASRLYDACVNQFPSDHLFYQQDLLGLNIVPKNDLALLLSCAQSLVNQKLFRLLQGKNDRLAWKIISRDDAEKLRDLSPDESLVYNVIHSTGRSGIWVRAIGNRTNLHKSILDRCLKSLETKSYIKSVHNVKFPSRKMYMLANLAPSEDVTGGAWFTDGVLDENFINSVAGFIEYSVSRKSWYEAPSSDGPRNKRMKTADGGVAVKQEGAPKEYLPFPAGYQGYPTIPQLTAAVNESGITPVRLGEESITQLLEMLCYDNKLVSLNNGEFYKSVKNPEQVKSQQARKPRTDDAGIDDRLVKNGMTEAPCGNCPVFKLCAPGGAVSPESCEYFDPWLEKALGF
- the sti1 gene encoding Hsp90 cochaperone STI1 (BUSCO:EOG09261TEQ;~COG:O;~EggNog:ENOG410PITI;~InterPro:IPR011990,IPR013105,IPR019734,IPR006636, IPR041243,IPR013026;~PFAM:PF07719,PF17830,PF13424,PF13432,PF13176, PF13181,PF13414;~go_function: GO:0005515 - protein binding [Evidence IEA]); protein product: MADALKAEGNKAFSAKDYATAVEKFTQAIEIEPSNHILYSNRSAVYSAQSQYEKALEDANKATDLKADWSKGWLRKGAAYRGLGDLLAAHDAYEEALKLEPTNEQAKTGFNAVKRAIEAEATADGVTGDPMGGLGGIFNDPQMYQKLASNPKTSPLLADADFMAKLQRIQQNPNSVGQEIQDPRFLQVMSVLLGIDMSFGAPPEGASSAGAAPEAEEDVPMPDARPAAAEKKEPEPAPEPEAEPEDEEAIAKKKAQEAADAEKKIGNDFYKKKQFDEAIEHYNKAWELHKDITYLNNLGAAKFEKGDLQGAIETCQKAVEEGRELRADFKALAKAFGRIGTAHEKLGDLAQAIEYYHKSLTEHRTPDVLTKLRNAEKAKAKAEKEAYIDPAEAEKARELGQKKFQEADWPGAVEAFSEMVKRAPEDPRGYSNRAAALIKLMAFPQAVQDCDEATKRDPKFIRAYMRKAQALIAMKEYNKALDACTEASEHDDGTHAREIDQQQQKCLEAQFSARAGETEQQTMERIQNDPEIMSILQDPVMQSILQQAKSDPAALQEHMKNAQVRMKIQKLMAAGVIRLGR